The following is a genomic window from Syntrophales bacterium.
TAAAGAATTTCGAGAATTCCCGGTCGTCGGTTATTCGCTTGTAGAATTTAAAGTTTGTGTCCACCATGTCCTGAAGCCGGTCAACGACGACGTGATCAAACGTCAGACGGGCATTTTCGGGAGGATTGACGCGGACGCTCGCAACAAGGGCCGGATCTTCCGCAAGCCTCTCTTCCAGTGTTTTTATAAAAACCTTGTCCTCATCACTGAAATCGGATCCAAAGCGTTCATTGAGTTCCTTTATTATCCTGGAAAGCACCTCTACATGATCCGGCGAAGTTCCATACTCACCCTTTACCCCGATCGGCTCAACTTCGCCATCACCCCGTTCGAGGGTTATTTTTCCTTTCCACGTCTCCCGCACTTTGTATGATTCCATGTCCACTTTATCTTTGATCTCGCGGGGCAGGTCATTCGGTTCGGGCGGAATGATCCTCCGCAACAGGCGGGCGAAGACATGCAATTTTTCCAGATCGACATCAGCAAAAGACAGTATCTGCGACAGAAACGCGTAGAGTCGAATATAGTCCGTCAGCTTTCCCCTGAAATTGATTCTTTCTTCCTCATCAAGCCCCTTATATCTATCGACCGGGGGAGCAAGGAGTGCATAAAGTGCGTCCTGTGTCTTTTTTGGGTTAAAATACTTGAGGGCAAATAATTCGATATCTTCCTTATCGTAAATATGAAACTCGGAGAGCTGCCTTTCGAGATCATACAGGAGATTCGGATCTGTGGCCTCTGAAAGAATGGTCTTTTCATAATAGGGGTCAAAGGATTCACGAAGTTTATCGGCGTCATTCGCGAAGTCCAGCACCATTGTCTCTTTCTTTCTGTCATGGACACGGTTAAGCCGCGAGAGCGTCTGCACGGCATTTACCCCTCCGATTTTCTTGTCCACATACATAGTATGAAGCAGGGGCTGGTCGAATCCCGTCTGGAACTTGTTTGCCACCACAAGAAACCGGTTTTCAGGACGCTTGAACGCATCCGCCGTCTGCCTTTCGGAAAAACCATTCATATTGGCTTCGGTATAGTCAATTCCCTCGTCGCGCACCGTGCCGGAAAACGCTACAATAGTTTTGTAGGGATAACCGCGTTCTTTCAGATAATTATCGAGCACAAGCTTGTATCTCACGGCATGAAGCCGCGACCGCGCGACAATCATCGCCTTTGCCCTTCCGCCGATCCGGGACGATATCTGATCGTGAAAATGTTCACCAATAATCTCGACCTTTTTCCGGATTGCGTGCTCGTGAAGATTGACGAAGGACTGAAGCAACCGCTTTGCCTTTCCCTCCTCATAGTGGGGATCATCCTCAACGGTTTTCAGAAGATTCCAGTAAACCTTGAATGTTGTATAATTCTCAAGAACATCGAGGATAAACCCCTCCTCGATTGCCTGGCGCATGCTGTAGAGGCTGAATGCCTCGAATTTGCCGTCGTCGCTCTTTTCGCCGAAGAGTTCCAGCGTCTTCGGTTTCGGCGTCGCCGTGAATGCGAACCAGCTTACGTTTGGAAGCCTTCCGCGTTTTTCCATTTCCTTGAGAACTGTGTCATTATATTCTTCCTCGGCCGTGGGCTTCCCTTCTTCTTCCGCGGCCGCCTCTTCGAGACTTGTCGATGCGAGGACAGACTTGAGGCTCTTTGTGCTTTCACCCGATTGAGAGGAATGCGCCTCATCTACGATTACGGCGAACCTCCTTCCGGGCAGATCGTTCATTTCTCCCACAATTACGGGAAACTTCTGGAGCGTCGTCACGATTATCGTCTTGCCCGACTCAAGGGCGTCCTTGAGCTGACGGCTTGTGGTATCTATATTTTCCACGACGCCGCTCGTCTGCTCGAATTGCCTAACAGTTCTCTGAAGTTGGCGGTCGAGGACACGCCTATCAGTTATGACAACGATAGAATCGAAGACTCGCCTGTCATCCCTGTCATGGAGAACTGACAACTGGTGGGCAAGCCATGCTATTGAATTGGACTTGCCGCTTCCAGCCGAATGCTGAATAAGGTATTGTGTTCCGGCACCGAAGGCGCGGGCATTATCAACGAGCCTTCGAACCGAATCGAGCTGGTGATACCGGGGAAAGATTAGCTCTCGCTTGCCTGTTTTTCGCCCTTTTTCATCTTCCACTTCGATTTCATGGATGAAGTGCTGAATGAGATTAAGCACACTGTCACGGGACCATATCCTGTTCCACAGATAATCAGTCGCGTAACCGCCGTTTGTCGGTGATTTTGGAGGATTTCCGGCGCCGCCGAACCTGCCCTGGTTGAAGGGAAGAAAATCCGTCTTTGCGCCTTTCAGCTTTGTCGTCACAAAAACGAAGTCGGGGTCAACGCCAAAGTGTGCGAGGCACCGCCGAAACGACAGGAAAGGTTCCCGCGGGTCTCGGTCGAAACGGTATTGCTTTATGGCATCCTCCACGTTCTGGCCCGTCAAAGGGTTCTTCAGCTCGGCGGTGAAGAGGGGGATTCCGTTTAAAAAGAGCGCCATGTCAAGGCTCTTTTCATTCTTTTCGCTGTAGTGAAGCTGGCGTACGACGGAAAAGAGATTCGCTTCATAAAGTTTCTGAAGTTCCTCGTTCAGCCCGCTTGAAGGCCGGAAATAAATAAGTTGGAATCTGCACCCCGAGTCCTTTACCCCTTTTCTGAGAACGTCGAGGGTGCCACGCCGTGAAATTTCGGAGGCAAGGCGTTTCATGAATTGTGTTTTGACCTCCGCCCCGTGGTGCGATTTGAGCTTCTCCCATTCCTTCGGCTGGGTCGCATAGATGAAATCCAGCACGTCCCGGGGTATCAGGCAGAGAGCCCGGTCGTAATCATCCTGCACTCGCTTTTGATACCCGCCGGGGACAAATTCGCCGAAATTCAACATTTGTTCTTTTGTCCCGGAATCTTTCTTCTCAGGGTCATCGGGACCGTTCTTCAAAAGCGCATGTTCGATGGCGCTTTCAAAGGCTCTTTCCGATATTTCGATCATAAAAGGGTCTCCATTTTCTCAAACTTCTTTTGATGACAATCGAAAGTTTTCTTTACCATAACGCTCGTTCTTTTGCTTTTGAGAGAAAACGAACGGTAATTAGCAATAAGATAACGTCCTGATAAAACATCCTCTTTAGTTTTAGAGCTTATTCTTTTTATTGCTTTTTTATTCTTTTTATTGCTTTTTTTCTTGAACATTCACTTAATCGACCAGCGCGAAAATTTGCGCGATCCTTTATTTTCGATCTTTCCTTCCTTTATGCTCAATTCATATAGCAGATTATGTATTTTTGTCTTTTTTTGTTTCTCAGTAAGAATCTCAGGTAACTTGTCCAAAAGGAGTTTGTCGATTTTTTGTCTGGTAACAGGGCCATGTTCTCTAATCAGAGCCATAATCAGGTCTTTATAATATGTTTTGTCAAAACCCTTATGGCGGATATGTCGGAATTCTTCACCTGCTACCGAAGCAAGACGGGACGAAATAAATATATTCGGATATCGACCCTCTACGAGCTTTTGGTTTTTAAGAATTTTGTGCTCATCTCGCAAGATGGACATTCTTTTCTGCACTTTATCCAAAAGTATAACCGTCCACAGATCAAGATCAGTTCGATTCATTAAAAGTCGACTAAATTGTTCATCAAGAATCTCACCCCGTATTTTGACCACAACCCTATCGGGAGATGATGCGATGTCATAGTCCGGCAACGGAAAATACCTTTTCATTTGTCTTTGGAACATCTTCTTTATTCCGCCTCCCTGCGTGTCGATCATGTTTAAATTCACCATGGCGGATGCCAGAAAGGAATTCCTGTACACCTCTGGTGGCACATCCTGACGGATTACGGTTTCAACGCTACCGGGCAAAAAGCTCCCCACATTCGTAAGCATTAACATTGAAGGTGTTTCTACAAGGTTTATGCGGCCATGAAGATAATAATCCTGGTGAGCGATACAGTTGTGGAGGGCTTCACGAATGGTCCAATGATCATACTGGTCAACCTCCACAGGGAAAAGCGTGCCGCTTGGCATATGCCGATATTTCAGGTTTCGTACCTTGGCAAAAACGCGGTCCACATTAAGCAGAAAAGGGGGATCAAAATGTTCATAGTCCCTTTCATTATTGTTTTCGTCCTTTAAAAGCCA
Proteins encoded in this region:
- a CDS encoding type I restriction endonuclease: MIEISERAFESAIEHALLKNGPDDPEKKDSGTKEQMLNFGEFVPGGYQKRVQDDYDRALCLIPRDVLDFIYATQPKEWEKLKSHHGAEVKTQFMKRLASEISRRGTLDVLRKGVKDSGCRFQLIYFRPSSGLNEELQKLYEANLFSVVRQLHYSEKNEKSLDMALFLNGIPLFTAELKNPLTGQNVEDAIKQYRFDRDPREPFLSFRRCLAHFGVDPDFVFVTTKLKGAKTDFLPFNQGRFGGAGNPPKSPTNGGYATDYLWNRIWSRDSVLNLIQHFIHEIEVEDEKGRKTGKRELIFPRYHQLDSVRRLVDNARAFGAGTQYLIQHSAGSGKSNSIAWLAHQLSVLHDRDDRRVFDSIVVITDRRVLDRQLQRTVRQFEQTSGVVENIDTTSRQLKDALESGKTIIVTTLQKFPVIVGEMNDLPGRRFAVIVDEAHSSQSGESTKSLKSVLASTSLEEAAAEEEGKPTAEEEYNDTVLKEMEKRGRLPNVSWFAFTATPKPKTLELFGEKSDDGKFEAFSLYSMRQAIEEGFILDVLENYTTFKVYWNLLKTVEDDPHYEEGKAKRLLQSFVNLHEHAIRKKVEIIGEHFHDQISSRIGGRAKAMIVARSRLHAVRYKLVLDNYLKERGYPYKTIVAFSGTVRDEGIDYTEANMNGFSERQTADAFKRPENRFLVVANKFQTGFDQPLLHTMYVDKKIGGVNAVQTLSRLNRVHDRKKETMVLDFANDADKLRESFDPYYEKTILSEATDPNLLYDLERQLSEFHIYDKEDIELFALKYFNPKKTQDALYALLAPPVDRYKGLDEEERINFRGKLTDYIRLYAFLSQILSFADVDLEKLHVFARLLRRIIPPEPNDLPREIKDKVDMESYKVRETWKGKITLERGDGEVEPIGVKGEYGTSPDHVEVLSRIIKELNERFGSDFSDEDKVFIKTLEERLAEDPALVASVRVNPPENARLTFDHVVVDRLQDMVDTNFKFYKRITDDREFSKFFIDWLFDRFRKSAQAEELT
- a CDS encoding putative DNA binding domain-containing protein, whose product is MNDDVHLTNLLDILQKKPSETEWLEFKVNRYDPQVLGEYLSALSNSACVHGKSMGYLVFGIEDKTHDVIGTSFNPAKEKGKGNQGLQIWLAMGLQPNVGFRVHSFNYNKKPVVIFEINPAIDRPVSFYGTAWIRIGSSKTQLFNHPEKEREIWRRRKEVDWSSQLCEKATLNDLDADAITKAREEYKIKLPQQADAVDEWDDTRFLNKIKLTIRGKITNAAIILLGKPESATLLTPAVARITWLLKDENNNERDYEHFDPPFLLNVDRVFAKVRNLKYRHMPSGTLFPVEVDQYDHWTIREALHNCIAHQDYYLHGRINLVETPSMLMLTNVGSFLPGSVETVIRQDVPPEVYRNSFLASAMVNLNMIDTQGGGIKKMFQRQMKRYFPLPDYDIASSPDRVVVKIRGEILDEQFSRLLMNRTDLDLWTVILLDKVQKRMSILRDEHKILKNQKLVEGRYPNIFISSRLASVAGEEFRHIRHKGFDKTYYKDLIMALIREHGPVTRQKIDKLLLDKLPEILTEKQKKTKIHNLLYELSIKEGKIENKGSRKFSRWSIK